Part of the Terrisporobacter glycolicus ATCC 14880 = DSM 1288 genome is shown below.
GTAAGTGAAAGTGAGTATGTACTTTTGGAGGCTTTTGAATTAACAGGTAGTGAAGATAAAACTACTAAACGCGTTCGAAAACACAGAGAAAATAAAAAAGATAATACAATAGAAGAAATTGAAACACACTGTAACAAAAATGAAACAGTATGTAACGCTGATGAAACACATGGTAACAAAAATGAAACGCTAGAGAAAGATATAGATATAGACAAAGAGATAGAAAAAGAAATAGATAAAAACAAAAACAAAGAAAAAGCATGTGTAACTTATTTAAGTGACAAAAATAAAAAAACGAAAACTGCCAATAAAAATCTAAGCAAAATCACTAAACTTTATGAAGCGAATATAGGGCCTATTTATCCAGCAAGTAGAGACTGGTTTATTGAAATATCAGAAAAAATTGAGGCAGACCTTTTTAACAAAGCCATAGAAATATGTATTAATAAGTCTGTTGTAACGCCATCTTACTTAAAAGGCATAATCAGAAAATGGACAAATGATAAAATATTTACCCTAGATCAGTACAAAGCTAAGGAAATAGAGCTTTTGAATAAAGAAAATCATGAGGATTATGATGAAGAAATTGACGAGGAAATGTTAAAAGAAATTAAAGAGCTTGAGACCAAGCTGGGAGTAGTGTAGGGGGGAGCAGATGGATGCAAAACTACTTGAAAGAATGAAAAAGCTAATGGAAAGCTGCAAAACTGTGGAAGATAACTATGATTGTGAAAAATGCAGAGACTTTGGGTACATATTTGAGAAAAACAACCATGACTGTGAAGTTGCCATACCATGTGAATGTTTAGCTAAAAAACAATCACTAGAAAAATTGAAAAAATGCGGGTTAAGTGAAGCTTTTAAGGAAAAAACCTTTAGCTCTTATAATTGTGAAAAGAAATATCAAATTAAGGCAAGACATCAGGCACTTAAATTTTGTAATGATTTTGCAGATAATAATTCATCTCTTTTAATTTGTGGTCGCCCAGGTTCAGGAAAAACACATTTGGGAATAGCTGCCATGCTCAATTTAATAAATCAAAATGTGGGCTGTCGCTACGTGGAGTACAATTCCATGATGATGAATCTTAAACAATGTGTAACTGATGAGGAGAATTTCATACGAGAAATGAACAAGTACTTAAATCCAAGAGTTCTTTTTATAGACGATTTTTTGAAGGGAAAAATTACAGCAGCAGATCTTAATTATATTTACAGAATCATAAATAGTAGATATTTAAAAAACATGCCTCTAATTATTTCAACAGAAAAAACCATAGAAGAAATAATTAGCTGGGACGAGGCTGTGGGAAGTAGACTTGTGGAAATGGCAAAAGACAATATTATAACTTTCAGTGAACGAAGTAATAACTACAGACTAAAAAGCTATATAAATCCAAATAATACCTAGTAGAAAATAATTTAAAATATATTTTAATATAAAAAGGGGAGAAATTATGAATATTTTAATGGATGATATACCTTATAACTTACATACAATGGTGGAAATTATAGGAATGGAGAATTTTTTGGAATTAAGTAAACTGTATGGAGGAAGTAATGTGTACATACCAGTCTACCACAGAGTAACTATGGGAGATAGAAACAGAGAAATTGCAAGAACATATAACGGCAAAAATATTAATCAGCTTAGAATAAAATATGGAATGACAGAGCTACAATTAAAAAAATTAGTGGGAAAATGATTTATATAAATTCATATTAAATTATTAGGTTATAAATGTATTAAAAATATAAATTTAAAATAAAAAAATTAATTATATTATTGACAATTTATGTATATTGATATAGTATTATTTTAACCAAAAATTAAATATACGAAACTTTTTATCCAGAGAGACGGAGGGAATGGCCCTGTGAAGTCTCGGCAACCATCAAACTATTTGTTTGAAAAGGTGCCAATTCCAACAGAACAATTTGTTCTGAAAGATAAGAAGAAGCCTGCATTATTATTGTGTGTATATTCTGAGGCCTTCTCTACTTATCTAGAGAAGGCCTTTTTTAATTTTTAACTGATAAATTTGAGCAAGAGACATACTTATCAATACTGATTAAGAGATGAAGGTATGAAATTTTTAGTGTGAAGAAGGGGTGACACAATGCAAAAAAATATATTAGAACAAGTACTTGTATTTGATGGTGCAATGGGAACAATGCTTCAAGAAAGAGGATTAAATCCAGGAGATTGCCCAGAACTTATGAATATATCTAGCCCAGAAAAGGTAGGGGAAATACATAAGGCTTACTTACAAGCAGGAGCAGATGTAATTACTACTAATACATTTGGTGGAAATAGAATTAAGCTAGGTGAATATGAACTAGGTGAAAAAG
Proteins encoded:
- a CDS encoding Mor transcription activator family protein: MNILMDDIPYNLHTMVEIIGMENFLELSKLYGGSNVYIPVYHRVTMGDRNREIARTYNGKNINQLRIKYGMTELQLKKLVGK
- a CDS encoding phage replisome organizer N-terminal domain-containing protein, which translates into the protein MGKKYYWLKVQRNFFRQKSVKKLKQSENGNEKVLIYLELLALSLENDNKLIFEYVEDTFAEDLALEIDEDPKRVKETLDYLKSQNLIESVSESEYVLLEAFELTGSEDKTTKRVRKHRENKKDNTIEEIETHCNKNETVCNADETHGNKNETLEKDIDIDKEIEKEIDKNKNKEKACVTYLSDKNKKTKTANKNLSKITKLYEANIGPIYPASRDWFIEISEKIEADLFNKAIEICINKSVVTPSYLKGIIRKWTNDKIFTLDQYKAKEIELLNKENHEDYDEEIDEEMLKEIKELETKLGVV
- a CDS encoding ATP-binding protein — protein: MDAKLLERMKKLMESCKTVEDNYDCEKCRDFGYIFEKNNHDCEVAIPCECLAKKQSLEKLKKCGLSEAFKEKTFSSYNCEKKYQIKARHQALKFCNDFADNNSSLLICGRPGSGKTHLGIAAMLNLINQNVGCRYVEYNSMMMNLKQCVTDEENFIREMNKYLNPRVLFIDDFLKGKITAADLNYIYRIINSRYLKNMPLIISTEKTIEEIISWDEAVGSRLVEMAKDNIITFSERSNNYRLKSYINPNNT